atatatacagtatatatgtatatatgtattcatatacacatacatatatatatatatatttatgtaaatatatatgaatacatatatacaaatatatttgtatatacagtatctattcatgtatatatatatatacatatatatatatacatatatatatatatatatatatatatatatatatatatatatatatacatatatatatatatatatatatatatatatatatatacacacacacacacacacacaacaccccgcaagggacaagcggtagaaaaatggatggacgtactgattttgaaggtaaaaacaaccaaaatggccgcctcatcattttaagtgtggccctctgtggaaaagaTTTGGGCACTTCTTCTattttcatgcttttttttttttttttaaagcagtcaAGAGTAagactccacttttcaaaatgtgctagctccaTGCTAATTTACTGGGAATGGGCCATATacatgctacagattagcatTAGAAATTTTACAGGTACCAACCAAATTTGGCCACTACTACCGAGTAccgattcacataaaatcaaacCGTATTCCCATTCCTTTGTTAATAGTGACGCCAGACTCGGCACCGCCTCTAACACTTGGCGAGCAAACAAGCATATTCATGCCACGCCAACAAAGCGTttaaaagtaaggctccacttttcaaaatgcgctagcttgatgctaatctaCATGGGATTTGCCGtacacatgctactgattagcattgtcGATGGTACTGGAGATGTTACCTCCTGCAGGGATCTCCTGCCTGTGGCCTGCTTCAGGATGCTTGGACAAAGCGGAGGAAGCACGCTGGTCTCCGTGTACCTCCTGAACTCTCTCCTGGTTCCGACGGGACCTGTGGACCTGCTCCTGTTCTGCACGGACAGTTCTGCCCAGAAGACGCAGTTCTCCATCCAGGACCGCCTCCTCTGCGCCAGGTTCtgggaaaaggaggaggatttgTGACGGGTGTTGTTGTCAGGTGGAGGACGTGAAGGTGCTGCTGAGTTGTCTTTCATCCTCTGCTCATCTTGTCTTCTCTCCTCTTCTTCATGTGTCTCTATCTTGAAAATCTCCTCTCCTTCCTCCTTCACTTCTTCTTTGGGGTTTTTCTGTCCACTTGTTCTTCTTCCACATCCATCCTTCTCTTTCTTTATCCGTTCGTCCATCTTCTCATCCCTCCTAGCCATCATCCCTTCATCCTTCACGGCTagttcctcttcctcctccatcTCGGTCCCACCCCCATCTTCTTCCTCTATCCTCTGTTCACACTTCCTGCTTATGCTGCTTCTCTTCTCCTCCTCGTTCCTTCTTGTCCTTGTCTCTTCATCCTGTTTCATCACGTCCTCTTCCTCCTTCTCTATCATCTTCTCCTGTTTGTCCTTCATCCTCTCATCTTCCTCACTCCTCAGATCTTCATCACTCCTCTTATCCCCTTCTTCTTTCTCTTCAGTCATCTTCTTCATCTCCTTCTCTTCCACCTTCGTTCTTCCTGCCTTTTGCCATgtcttctcctcttcctccttctttCTTGCCACATCTTCCTCCTTTTGCTGCCTTTCTTCTTCTATCCTCTTGTCGTCTTTCTCCTTCTTCCTCATCAACTCTTCTTCTTTCAGTTTTTTTGCTGCCTCTTTCCTCCTCTCTTCTTCCATCTTCTTGCTCACATCTTCCTCCATTTGCATCATCACCACCTCCCTCCTCTTTATTTCATTTTCCTCCACTTTGCTGTTTTCTTTCTTCCTCTCTTTGTCCTCTATACACTTCCTCTCCTCTTTCGTTTTCCATCTCTCTTCCTCCATCTGTTTTCTCTTTGTCTCTTTCCTCCACTCGTCTTCTTcctccttcttcctcttcttctcctcttctTCTCTTATCCTCATCACTTCTTCCTCCATCAGTTTCCTCTCTTCTTCCTCCTCATTCCTCTTCTCTTTCTCTCCTTCTCTCGTCCTTGTCACTTCTTCCTCCATCAGTTTcctctcctcttcttcctccttcttcgtcttctttttctcttcttCTCTCATCCTCCTCACTTCTTCCTCCATCAGTTTCCTCTCCTCTTCATTCTCCTCCTTCCTCTTCTCTTTCTCTCCTTCTCTCGTCCTCCTCACTTTTTCCTCCATTAGTTTCCTTTCCTCATCTtcctccttcctcttctttttttcttcttctctcaTCGTCCTCACTTCTTCCTCCATCAGTTTcctctcctcttcttcctccttctTGCTATTCTTTTTCTCTTCTTCTGTCATCCTCCTCACTTCTTCCTCCATCAGTTTCCTCTCCTCTTCTTCCAcattcttcctcttctttttcttgtcttctctCCTTCTCAGTACTTCTTCCTCCATCAGTTTCCTCACCTTTTCTTcctccttcttcctcttctttttaTCTTTTTCTGTCATCCTCCTCACTTCTTCCTCCATCAGTTTCCTCTCCTCTTCTTCCACATTCTTCCTctgctttttcttttcttctctcCTTCTCATTACTTCTTCCTCCTTCAGTTTcctctcctcttcttcctcctcttttgtCTTCCTTTTCTCTTCTTGTCTCCTCCTCAGTTCTTCCTCCATTAGTTTcctttcctcttcttcctcctccttcctcttatttttctcttcttctCTCCTTCTCATTGCGTCTTCCTGCATTAGTTTcctctcctcttcttcctcctctttcttcttctttttctcttcttGTCTCCTCCTCAGTTCTTCCTCCATCAGTTTcctttcctcttcttcctccttctTTCTCTTATTTTTCTCTTCTTGTCTCCTTCTCATTACTTCTTCTTCCATCAGTTTcctttcctcttcttcctccttcttcctcttctttttctCTTCACTCCTTCTCATTACTTCTTCCTCCATCAGTTTCCTCTCCTCTTCTTCCTCGTTATTCCTCTTCTTTTTCTCTTCTTCTCTCCTTCTCATTACTTCTTCCTCCATCAGTTTcctctcctcttcttcctccttctCCCTCTTATGTTTCTCTTCTTCTCTCCTTCTTACTTCTTCCTCCATCTGTTTCCTCTCCTCTTTTTCatccttcttcctcttctttttctCTTCTTCTCTTCTCATtacttcttcctcctctttctgCTTCTTTTTCTCTTCTTGTCTCATCATCTTCACTTCTTCCTCCATCAGTTTctgttcctcttcttcctccttctTCCTGTTCTTTTTCTCTTCTTCTCTTGTCCTCCCCACTTCTTCCTCCATCTGTTTCCTCACAGCCTCCGTCCTcctctcttcttcttcctctttcttcttttttttgttttcctctaCTTCTCTCATCCTCCTCACTTCTTCCTTCATCTTCCTCCCCGTCTCCCACCTCACATATTCTTCCTCCCTCTGCCTCTTTTCATCTTGCTCCATTTGCTCCGACTCTTCCTCTTTCCTCCTCTCTTCTTCCTCCCCTTTATTTCTCTTTCCGTCTTTCTTCATCTTTCTTTTTCCATCATCTTCCTTTCTTTCTATCAGCCTCTTCTGCTCCTCCTTCCTCATCTTCACTTCTTCCTCCACTCGTCGCTTCATGTCATTGACCAGCTCCtgttgcatgaaaaagtaattccataaaaacaatattgttaataataatactactatatatattatatatatatatatatatatatatatatatatatatatatatatatatatatatatatatatatatatatagttatttattttataattttttttaaattcacttttcaaatattttttctaTTGTTGCCCTTGTTGTTTTAATGGAATTGTTGTTTTGATTGAccaatgttttgtacagcgctttgtgatttttatCTGTAGAAAAAAGCGCATTATAGATAAATAAAAACTACTTACtattaatattagtaataataattgtattaaaAATAATGATTTTCATTAATAGTCAATCATATTAAtaacaattatttttaataataataataataattgtaaaaataatgtataaaaatatataaaacaactATTTGAATGTAAATTAAAATAGAAATATGTACAATGTCACTGCTTGGTGGCCAATTaacattaataattaatgatgatgatgattaatattactactattattcatAATAAGACATAAAATAATCACTAAAAATAATATAgaatactttttaatgtaaaattaaactATAAATGTGTATAACTTCACGGCTTTGATGGAATAAACGGCGCGCATGTTTTTGTGTATCAAAAGGTACTTCAAGTTGTCTTGTTTTTGCGTTACAAGTGCAAcaacatataaaataataaagaactctttattaagtaaaattaaaatagaaaTGTGTATAATTTCACTGTTTGGAGACCAAGGAGTTGACAAGATTCCAGCAGATAATAAATAACCTGTTGCAGCTGGAATTCCTGCTCCAGTTCTTCCTGAGCCTTCTTCTCCATCAAGTCTACTTCCTTCTGCCGCAGCTGCACATGGGGAAAAAGAAAACATTATAGAAGATACTCCTCCTTCATGTATATCCACAATTCAGACCAACTGCTTAGTTCGATCAAATAATATGGAAGCAATGTGTAAGAAAACATCCAGTAAAGCATATGATAGTGGACTAAATCTGTTGTACGTTTTTAGGAGAACATCCTCTGAGCATGAGAGTCACCTTCTCAACTTCCATCAtccttttcagctcctcctcaaATTCTTGTTCTCTCCGTCTGCTTCTCTCCACCTCCACCTGGAGCGTTCTACCTCCTCCATCCTGCTGGTCGTCGGACACGCTCTCTCCCTCCTCATCCCACAGGAAGTTATCACACTCTTCTGCCCCACATTCACCTGCAATACAGACCGCTGCAACGTGGCACACCTGCACTAATACTGAGGAATGGTGGATTaaattaaaccaggggtgtccaaagtggggtCCTGGGGGCCAATAGCGGCCTGTAGCTATTGTTTTAATGGCCCGTGGCACGTCCTAAGAAAACTATTAAAAAACATGTAATAAGAgcaaaaaggtgaaatgtaacaagaaagagttgcaatgttgactctaacacaatgctgccatgcaggttgtttttttacttaaaactgtcattgctcgaaaaaaaaaaaagaatcaaaatcaatatttttatgaattatttacctattgaaggctccaattacttcacatcaaattatccagttggaaatatatttttggggaaaatatggcatattgtgtgtgtttgccgtaaaaaaaaacaaatggcaAAAAGGGCGTAAAACtaacaagaaaaaatattttaaaaatttgaTAAAACTTGTAATCAACATCTGGATACGAAGTTGATTTAAAGCATAGAAATAAAGAATTACAAATAATGATTTACAACTTACTTTTAATGCTTATATtaatggggcccttttggatcccaataatttatgtggattttttttttttgctcaaaatttcaataatgaacaaaaaacaatgttgctatgaattattgacttatttaagactccaattttttcccatcaaatattccactttgaaatatttttggggaaaaatattgcatattttgtgtgtttgccataaagaaCTATGttttcaatgacaaaaaaaagacaaaataataataataataataaagctaaaaagataaaatacaaaaaaaataataaaaacctgTAATCAACAGCTAGATATGAAGTTAATCTAAAGAGTTAAacgtggaaataaaaaaaataaaatgtataagttattttgatacttttattagtgggGCCCTTTGGGATCCTTGAAaattttaatgtgattttttttaacagccattgcacaaaaaaataacgaattatgaattactgacctattaaaggctccaattttttcacattaaatattccacttcgaAATATTTTCtgagggaaatattgcatattttgtgtgtttgccataaaatcaaagttttgaatgacaaaaataatGTACAACAAACACAATATGTCCATATTTGTTTCAAATAATATAAACCTGTAATCAACagctagatctgaagttgatctaaagaGTTAAGCattgaaataaaatgtttattaaagTAATgtacaacttatttttaacacttttattagtGGGGTCCTTTTGGATCCCCATAATTTCCGtgggattttttttcatatattatatatacatattatatatatatgaataaaaatcactattatgaattattgacctattactGACCTATTGGAgcccaattatttcacatcaaatatgtttatgggaaaaatattgcatattttgtacgTTTACCATAAACAAGTTTTCAATGACAAAAAGAGTGtaaaattatatacatttatgaaaaaaaaaatacaaacgtaTAATCTAGGTATAGATATGGAGTTGCTCTAAAGATTTAACCgttgaaataaaaacaaataatcatGTACgacttattttaaacacttttattagtggggcccttttggatccctgatcatttcgtgtttttatttatttatttatttattttaactcccattgctcaaaaaataatgattaATAAAATGTTTGATTGTTTGAACATAGATTGGGTGAAACTATTCCATATAAGGTTTTTCTTTAACAGAAAGAGTATTAAACGAAAAATAAATAGATCAGATATATCTGAAGAAATGTATGTGTTGGAATAGATATTATAATATGACTTAGTTTTATGACAGACATTTCCGCGTCCCCGGGATCAAACTTGAATGGAACCctaaaggtttgaaaaaaaatctatacaTCGTAATAATTTTGAAAATGAAACAAATCAAAATAGCCCCCGCaggctttgatttttcagtgcgtGGCCCTCAGTGGCAAAGGCTTGGACAGCTCTGGATTCATCCATGAGCTCTCTGGAACCCCACAAGAGTTAATAAACAGCACGATGGCGCTCCCTAGTGGCCATGACTGGTGACAAACGCAGTGCGACGACGTACCTTGGCTGTCAGGAGAAAGCAGATCTTGGTCTGCATGGAGGACTGGGTCAGGGTTAGCCTGCAGTAGGACAAAACACACAAGAAGAACACGTTGGACTGTAATGCATACTGtcagaataatttttaaaacaagggtgtccaaacttattCCACAGAAAAGGCCATTTGATATTTGGAATTGTCAAAactattataattatatatatatatatatttgttttttttttgtttgtttgtttttgtttttttatcctttAGAGTTCCCCTCAAATGTGGTCACAGGTAcgagaagggtctcagtcataaaaaaaaaaaatgtcatacttcatttgttttatgctcttgtcgTCAAACccctgtttttatggcaaaaatcccactaaaattattggggacccaaaaggtaCCCAACTGATAATGTTAAAaagaagtcatacattttttggaCGTACAACATTCAAATATCTAGATCAACCCTCAAATGTCAATTATAAGCTTTAATActtgttttcatgtttttctttttttgttggttATACTGTATGCCcttttgtcaaaaccctgttttttatggcaaaaatagaaaatgtacaatatttttagtaaaatattttcaaaatggaatattttacGTAACATAATTGGAactttaaataaatcaataattcacaacacaatttatgtattttttgagcatgacagttaaaaaaaaaaaaaaaatcacactaaaatcctTGGAGACCCAAAAGGCCCCGAActgataatgtaaaaaataagtcatacatttttgtgacgttcaacacttaaatatctaaACCAACTTCAGATGCATCCGTCAATATTaagttttaatactttttttcatgtttttctttttctgttggtTATACTGTATGCCcttttgtcaaaaccctgttttttatggcaaaaacagaaaatgtacaatatttttagtaaaatattttcaaaatggaatattttacGTAACATAATTGGAactttaaataaatcaataattcataacacaatttatgtattttttgagcatgacagttaaaaaaaaaaaaaatcacactaaaatcctTGGAGACCCAAAAGGCCCCGAActgataatgtaaaaaataagtcatacatttttgtgacgttcaacacttaaatatctaaACCAACTTCAGATGCATCCGTCAATATTaagttttaatactttttttcatgtttttctttttctgttggtTATACTGTATGCCcttttgtcaaaaccctgttttttatggcaaaaacagaaaatgtacaatatttttagtaaaatattttcaaaatggaatattttacGTAACATAATTGGAactttaaataaatcaataattcataacacaatttatgtattttttgagcatgacagttaaaaaaaaaaaaaatcacactaaaatcctTGGAGACCCAAAAGGCttgataatgtaaaaaataagtcatacatttttgtgacgttcaacacttaaatatctaaACCAACTTCAGATGCATCCGTCAATAttaagttttaatattttttttcatgtttttctttttttgtttgttatatacccatccatccatccattttctaccgcttattccctttcggggtcgcggggggcgctggcgcctatctcagctacaatcgggcggaaggcagggtacaccctggacaagtcgccacctcatcgcagggccaacccacCTCATCGCTTATATACCCTTTTagtcaaaaccctgtttttatggcaaaaacagaaaatgtgcaatattttcagtaaaatgtttttaaaatggaATATTTTATGTAACATAATTGGAACTTTAAATAAATCCATAATTCATAAcacaatttatgtattttttgagcatgacagttaaaaaaaaaaaaatcacacttaaATCGTTGGGGACCCAAAAGGCCACCAACAGATAATGTTAAAaagaagtcatacattttttgacATTCAATACTTAAATATCTAGATCATCTTCAGATGTCACTTATaagttttaatactttttttcaagtttttctttttttgtttgttatatgccctttttgtcaaaaccctgttttttttatggcaaaaacagaaaatgtgcaatattatcagtaaaatatttttaaaattgaatattttatgtaaaataattggaactttaaataaatcaataattcaAAACACAAAGTATGTATTGTTTTagcatgacagtttaaaaaaacaaaatcacactaaaatcatTGAAGACACAAAAGGCCCCCAACTGATAAtgtttaaaaaagtcatacatttttgtgACGTCCAAAACTTAAATCTCTCGATCAATACTTAAATATCTAGATCATCTTCAgatgtcaattataagttttaatacttttttcatgttttcctttttttgtttgttatatgccctttttgtcaaaaccctggtTTTGATGGCAAAAActgaaaatgtgcaatattttcatttaaatatttttaaaatggaaTATTTTTATGTAACATAATTGGAACTTTGAGtaaatcaataattcataacacaatttatgtattttttgagcatgacagattgaaaaaaaaatcacattaaaatccttggggacccaaaaggccCCCAACTGATAATGTTAAAAAGAAGTCATACATTTTTGTCATgttcaacacttaaatatctagATATACGTcaattatacatttaattatttgttcatgttttttttttgtttgtttgttgcatgccctttttgtcaaaacccgttttttatggcaaaaacacaaatatggcatattttcagcaaaaaatatttgGTGTAAAATAATTGGAAACTTAAATAAGTTCAATAAGTTTTTTGAACAATGccagttaaaaaaaatcccactaaaactcttggggacccaaaagggccccacttatAAAAgggtcaaaaatatttttttttttcttccaattaCTAATTTTCTGGAACAACTGCAGGTAGAttcaaggttgttgtttttttcatgttttatttttgtttgtgtgtttgttttatgcccttgttGTCAAAACCatgttttatggcaaaaacaaaaaataagcaatattttcagtgaaatattttcaaagtggaatatttgatgtaaaataaTTGAAGCCTTAAATAAGGCAATAACAACATAATAATAACATTGAagtatttttgagcaatggcagtaaaaaaaatcccactaaaactaCTGGGaacccaaaagggccccacttataaaagtgtaaaaaataaggtttttttggttgttcttttTTTACCTTCAATTATCAAGTCTCTGGAACAACTTCGAATATATCTGTTGATTCAAAGTGATTTTGTCTTAATTTTTGTATGATTtatatttgtttgtgtgtttgttataTGCCCTTGTTGTCAAAACCctgttttatggcaaaaacacgaAAATGTGCAATACTTTCagtaaaaatacttttaaagtggaatatttgatgtaaaataaTTGAAGCCTTaactaaataatatataaatataacataatAATAACGTTGATGTATTTTTGAGCATTGAAAATTTTAAAACAATCCCACTAAAACTCTTGGGGATCcgaaagggccccactcataaaagtgttaaaaataagtcataattgAAACAACTTCTTATCCatcatttttattatgttttcatAATTTTCTGTTCTATGCCCTTTTGGTCAAAGAAAactagtttttttaatttagcaaagacacaaaataagcaatattctcctcagaaaatatttcaaagcggacttcaatatgtcaataattcttAACATtaatttttaatcattattatttttatcggtTTTATTGTGCTATTACAGTCAAcactgcattttttatttttttttttacatttaacccTTTTGCCCTTTTATTCCACGTTTTATtctatgtttatttgtttttagaGGGGTATtcttaaaataccgtatttccttgaattgccgcagggcatatagtatgcgcctgccttgaattaatgccgggtcaaactcgcttcccaaaataattagcgcatgcttagtattaccgcctggtcaaactcgtgacgtcacgagtaacacttcccctgtcataattttcaaaatggaggaggctgatttcaataccggtaatttgaaatcgtataaagggaagaggattaagagctattcagtaagatttaaggtccaagctttaatcacactcaaatttttactgcatacctttgctaagtgccggagcgagaagaggttttaaaataattagcgcatgcttacttttaccgcatgcctttggtaagcgcaggagtgagaagaggttttaaattaattagcgccccggcggcaattcaaggaaatacggtatattgtggGCCAATAAAACATTAACTGTGGGACCCAACTGGCCTCCAAGCCGCATTTTAGACAAATCTGGTTTAAACAGTGAATTCCAAACTAACATGAACATTGCTGCACACTACAATCTAGAATTTGAGTCAGACAGAAGTACGATGAAAAACATACAGGTTTCTGCTTGTCCTCG
The sequence above is drawn from the Nerophis ophidion isolate RoL-2023_Sa linkage group LG03, RoL_Noph_v1.0, whole genome shotgun sequence genome and encodes:
- the lrriq1 gene encoding trichohyalin isoform X2, whose product is MSTFAMADANDAIMPDTEDDDADEESCNFSADEEEASDEIPASLVSYFEASRRRLEACEKIILEDLQGVTTSASNDWTTKQAAFAVDDEDKQKPANPDPVLHADQDLLSPDSQGECGAEECDNFLWDEEGESVSDDQQDGGGRTLQVEVERSRRREQEFEEELKRMMEVEKLRQKEVDLMEKKAQEELEQEFQLQQELVNDMKRRVEEEVKMRKEEQKRLIERKEDDGKRKMKKDGKRNKGEEEERRKEEESEQMEQDEKRQREEEYVRWETGRKMKEEVRRMREVEENKKKKKEEEEERRTEAVRKQMEEEVGRTREEEKKNRKKEEEEEQKLMEEEVKMMRQEEKKKQKEEEEVMRREEEKKKRKKDEKEERKQMEEEVRRREEEKHKREKEEEEERKLMEEEVMRRREEEKKKRNNEEEEERKLMEEEVMRRSEEKKKRKKEEEEERKLMEEEVMRRRQEEKNKRKKEEEEERKLMEEELRRRQEEKKKKKEEEEEERKLMQEDAMRRREEEKNKRKEEEEEERKLMEEELRRRQEEKRKTKEEEEEERKLKEEEVMRRREEKKKQRKNVEEEERKLMEEEVRRMTEKDKKKRKKEEEKVRKLMEEEVLRRREDKKKKRKNVEEEERKLMEEEVRRMTEEEKKNSKKEEEEERKLMEEEVRTMREEEKKKRKEEDEERKLMEEKVRRTREGEKEKRKEENEEERKLMEEEVRRMREEEKKKTKKEEEEERKLMEEEVTRTREGEKEKRNEEEEERKLMEEEVMRIREEEEKKRKKEEEDEWRKETKRKQMEEERWKTKEERKCIEDKERKKENSKVEENEIKRREVVMMQMEEDVSKKMEEERRKEAAKKLKEEELMRKKEKDDKRIEEERQQKEEDVARKKEEEEKTWQKAGRTKVEEKEMKKMTEEKEEGDKRSDEDLRSEEDERMKDKQEKMIEKEEEDVMKQDEETRTRRNEEEKRSSISRKCEQRIEEEDGGGTEMEEEEELAVKDEGMMARRDEKMDERIKKEKDGCGRRTSGQKNPKEEVKEEGEEIFKIETHEEEERRQDEQRMKDNSAAPSRPPPDNNTRHKSSSFSQNLAQRRRSWMENCVFWAELSVQNRSRSTGPVGTRREFRRYTETSVLPPLCPSILKQATGRRSLQEVTTLFLEDLPGCSLSTLAECVRLQSLTLRRCGLTVLDSINQLTELRYVDVQQNDIWRVDCENMSDLRALKLGRNKLTSIHGLSGAENLDLLELSHNAITRVAGLGSLRRLQRLSLDHNQLISTKGLKDVCTLLHLDCSHNHLASVEGLDGNLLLTTLDLTGNSLTEPPALYDHVLLQELRLDDNSISSLRGLAACWLPLLQTLSVARNRLTHLPHMSAAVSLSNLDLRYNCLSDLKEVCQSLEGSPSLKEIHLMGNPLQQESSWRSTLQRTISGLRTIDGTDTDFTHDDVARQTSQSSDSFLKFIHQQLQQTRDLKLEHREELSKALNPLDVIKVTCRHFAETLRLAKDHRRAHECADIGDGEQKAAGLFVAERVCDVFCHDTSPEQEVSPCCEVETPATDGKFTCQDVSPKSADAGLAFTSEDGGGKNKCGSSSSHVTKRHAAAIIQAHWRGFTLRRRLASALAAVAPPDTGQEDIFEVVDLDDFVVDEATLEQGWTLPLGDEIPTGCSSVPKHQLPGSYHGHSQLVLPPLPVRGPTQAWEVKDQDDSTCKTVSAQRNKSVASGLSERSEDFLEEWGFTNRRTAELMLRRAQRMQSKKKSSGPPVHVVACRNAPLTTYQLGPLEGLRGTDGTKVLQAEVCLRRARQNRTQEWLRNQDTLRSSGSEHFLPDIGSDVLSGGRPQRACFSEIIPESRRGVVTTSISDGSHGGAKKVAAASLTAAGGRKLRSFLRQNQAMQNIGITPVAFGPPTAY
- the lrriq1 gene encoding trichohyalin isoform X1; this translates as MSTFAMADANDAIMPDTEDDDADEESCNFSADEEEASDEIPASLVSYFEASRRRLEACEKIILEDLQGVTTSASNDWTTKQAAFAVDDEDKQKPANPDPVLHADQDLLSPDSQGECGAEECDNFLWDEEGESVSDDQQDGGGRTLQVEVERSRRREQEFEEELKRMMEVEKLRQKEVDLMEKKAQEELEQEFQLQQELVNDMKRRVEEEVKMRKEEQKRLIERKEDDGKRKMKKDGKRNKGEEEERRKEEESEQMEQDEKRQREEEYVRWETGRKMKEEVRRMREVEENKKKKKEEEEERRTEAVRKQMEEEVGRTREEEKKNRKKEEEEEQKLMEEEVKMMRQEEKKKQKEEEEVMRREEEKKKRKKDEKEERKQMEEEVRRREEEKHKREKEEEEERKLMEEEVMRRREEEKKKRNNEEEEERKLMEEEVMRRSEEKKKRKKEEEEERKLMEEEVMRRRQEEKNKRKKEEEEERKLMEEELRRRQEEKKKKKEEEEEERKLMQEDAMRRREEEKNKRKEEEEEERKLMEEELRRRQEEKRKTKEEEEEERKLKEEEVMRRREEKKKQRKNVEEEERKLMEEEVRRMTEKDKKKRKKEEEKVRKLMEEEVLRRREDKKKKRKNVEEEERKLMEEEVRRMTEEEKKNSKKEEEEERKLMEEEVRTMREEEKKKRKEEDEERKLMEEKVRRTREGEKEKRKEENEEERKLMEEEVRRMREEEKKKTKKEEEEERKLMEEEVTRTREGEKEKRNEEEEERKLMEEEVMRIREEEEKKRKKEEEDEWRKETKRKQMEEERWKTKEERKCIEDKERKKENSKVEENEIKRREVVMMQMEEDVSKKMEEERRKEAAKKLKEEELMRKKEKDDKRIEEERQQKEEDVARKKEEEEKTWQKAGRTKVEEKEMKKMTEEKEEGDKRSDEDLRSEEDERMKDKQEKMIEKEEEDVMKQDEETRTRRNEEEKRSSISRKCEQRIEEEDGGGTEMEEEEELAVKDEGMMARRDEKMDERIKKEKDGCGRRTSGQKNPKEEVKEEGEEIFKIETHEEEERRQDEQRMKDNSAAPSRPPPDNNTRHKSSSFSQNLAQRRRSWMENCVFWAELSVQNRSRSTGPVGTRREFRRYTETSVLPPLCPSILKQATGRRSLQEVTTLFLEDLPGCSLSTLAECVRLQSLTLRRCGLTVLDSINQLTELRYVDVQQNDIWRVDCENMSDLRALKLGRNKLTSIHGLSGAENLDLLELSHNAITRVAGLGSLRRLQRLSLDHNQLISTKGLKDVCTLLHLDCSHNHLASVEGLDGNLLLTTLDLTGNSLTEPPALYDHVLLQELRLDDNSISSLRGLAACWLPLLQTLSVARNRLTHLPHMSAAVSLSNLDLRYNCLSDLKEVCQSLEGSPSLKEIHLMGNPLQQESSWRSTLQRTISGLRTIDGTDTDFTHDDVARQTSQSSDSFLKFIHQQLQQTRDLKLEHREELSKALNPLDVIKVTCRHFAETLRLAKDHRRAHECADIGDGEQKAAGLFVAERVCDVFCHDTSPEQEVSPCCEVETPATDGKFTCQDVSPKSADAGLAFTSEDGGGKNKCGSSSSHVTKRHAAAIIQAHWRGFTLRRRLASALAAVAPPDTGQEDIFEVVDLDDFVVDEATLEQGWTLPLGDEIPTGCSSVPKHQLPGSYHGHSQLVLPPLPVRGPTQAWEVKDQDDSTCKTVSAQRNKSVASGLSERSEDFLEEWGFTNRRTAELMLRRAQRMQSKKKSSGPPVHVVACRNAPLTTYQLGPLEGLRGTDGTKVLQAEVCLRRARQNRTQEWLRNQDTLRSSGSEHFLPDIGSDVLSGGRPQRAAEPGHAEHRHHTSGIWAANCLLVQTSRENDCDRQNTLVTKQDVPHPSRVLSASRRKERISFRDETVRWSAGWGGGKKRDKVKHTHT